The window TATCCAGGGGTAGTGCCCGGCTCCCGGCACCACGCGGATGGGCGCCCTAAGGCGCTCCGCCACCTCCTCGGCGTAGGGGTAGCTGGTGCCGTCCCGCTCCCCCACCACCACCGCCAGGGCTTTGGAGGAGGGGGTGAGGTAGGGGGTGTAGTCCAGGCGCCAAAGCCCGTTCCGCAGGAAGGCCAGGGCGGGGGTGTCGGGCCCGAGGATCCCCGAGCCCTCCGCCAGCCACTCGTACTCCATGCGCCCCCTGGGGCTTGGGAACATGAGCCGGTCAAAGAGGAGCTTGGGCTCGGCCTTTTCCAGGGCGGCCTTGAGGTTTTCCTCGGGGTCTTCCCCTGGGGTGAGGCCCGCCGCCTCCGCCAGGCGGGCGGCAAGCCAAGGGAAGCTCACCCAAGGCCCAAGGAGCAGGGCGCCTTCCGCCTCGGGGTAGCGGCGGAGGACCTCCAGGGCCACCACCGCCCCGAAGCCGTGGGCCAGGAGGCCGAACCGCTCAATCCCCAAAGCCTCGGCCAGGGCCAGGGTGTCCTCCACCAAGGCGTCAACGGTGAAGAGCCTGGGGTCTTGGGGAAGCTCCAGGCTCCGCCCCGAGCCCCGCTGGTCAAAGTAGACCACGCGGAAGCCTTCCAGGTAGTCCTGGAGCCCTTCCCGGAGGACGTAGGCGTTGCCCCCGGGGCCCCCGTGGAGGACCAAGAGGGCGGGGGCGTGCTCGTCCCCCACGTCCTCCACGTAAAGCTCCGCCTCCCCTACGGGGATGTAGCCGATTTCTTCCCGCATCCCCTATAGACTACCCCATCCTCCAGGGTAAAGGCCCAGACCCGAGCCCCCGGGAGGCCTTCCGCCAGGGCCTGGGCCTCCTCCGAGGCCCCGAAGACCTCCAGGAGAAAGACCCCTTCCCCCGCCAGGAGCCAGTAAGGGTGGGGAAGCTTCTGGGCCAGGGCCTCCAGGGCCTTCCGGTCCTTGGCCTCCACGAAAAGCACCCTCATCCCTTCCCCCAAAGCCGATGGTAAAGGAGGACCTCGGCGCTTTCCTCCAGGGTGGTGAGGAGGCTATAGGCCTCTAGAAGGGCCTCTTCCGGCTTCTCCTTGGTTCCCTTGGCGAAGGCCCCGTGCCCCTTGAGGAGGCAGACGGGGTGGTCCCGCAGGGCCTCGGCCACCGCTAGGGCCGCCTCTTCCGTGGCGGAGGTGGTCTTGGGGGAGAGGACGGGGACCTCCTTGAGGTAGATCTGGCCCTCGAGGTCCAGGGGCACAAGTCTTTCCAAGCTTAAGGAAAGGGCCACCGCCACCCGAGGGTGGGCGTGGGCCAGGGCCACGGCGTCCGTGCGCCGGTAGACCTCGCGGTGGATGATGCTCTCCACGCTGGCGCCCGGGGGAAAGGGGCCCTCCAGGGGCACCTCCACGAGGTCCTCCGGGGTAAGCCGCGCCTTCTGCACCCCGCTTTTGGTGATGAGGAAGCCCTCCTTGGTGCGGGCGGAAAAGTTGCCGGCGGTGGCGGAGATGAGGCGCTGGGCGAAGAGGTCTTCCCCCACTTGGCGGAAGGCGGTGTAGAGCCTAGCCAGCATGGCCCCATTATGCGGGAAAAGGCGGCGGGAAAGCCCCGCCGCCCCATAAGCCCGTCCTTAAGCCTGCTTGCCCGGCTGCTCCCGGCGGGGGATGCGGCGGGCAGGGGCCTCCTTGGTGGCCTCCACCGCTTCTTTGCGGGCCTCCTCCAGGGCCTTCAGCGTCTTTTGGTCCACCACCTGGGTGAAGCGCACGAAGTCCGAACCGGTGCCGGCGGGGATCAGGCGGCCCAGGATGACGTTTTCCTTGAGGCCGATGAGCTCGTCCTTCTTCCCGGCGATGGCCGCCTCGGTGAGGACGTGGGTGGTGTTCTGGAAGCTGGCGGCGGAAAGCCAGCTCTTGGTGGAGAGGGCGCTCTTGGTCACCCCCATGAGGAGGGGCTTCCAGGCCACCGGGGTCTTGCCCTCGGCGATGAGCCTTTCGTTCAGGGCCTCCACGTCCCACTTCTCCAGGACCTGGCCTTCCAGGAGGCGGCTATCCCCGGGGTCGGTCACCTCCACGTACTTGAGCATCTGCCGCACCACGATCTCAATGTGCTTGTCGTGGAGCTTCACGCCCTGGGCCCGGTAGACCTTCTGGATCTCGTCCACCAGGTAGCGCTCCACCGCCTCGGGACCCTTGGCCTCGAGGAGCTGGTGGGGGTCAATGGCCCCGCGGGTGAGGGGCTGGCCCGCCTCCACGTAGTCCCCGTCCTTCACCACCAAGCGGGCGTCCTTGGGGAGCTTGTACTCCTTGGCGAAGCCTTCGGACTCCACGAAGACGGAGAGCTTGTCCTCGGTTTCCTCAATGCGCACCACCCCGTCAATCTCGGAGATGACCGCCTTGGCCTTGGGCCTGCGGGCCTCAAAGAGCTCAATGACCCGGGGCAGACCCTGGGTGATGTCCGTGCCCGTGGCCACGCCGCCCGTGTGGAAGGTGCGCATGGTGAGCTGGGTGCCGGGCTCCCCGATGGACTCCGCCGCCACCACGCCCACCGCCTCGCCGATGGACACGGGCCGGGCCATGGAGAGGTCGTAGCCGTAGCACTTCTGGCAGACCCCGTAGCGGGTCTGGCAGGTGAGGGGGCTCCGCACCGGCACCTCCTTGATCTCCCCGGCTTCCGCCCCCTTGATGAGGAGGTTCACGTCCTCCATGGAGAGGTAACGCCCCTCTTCCAGCCGTACCCCCTGCACCTCCACCTCCCGGGCCAGGACCCGGCCATAAAGCCCCGCCTCAATGTCCGAGCGCTTCCTCAGGCGCAGGGAGCGGGTCACCTCGTCGGGCTGGAAGAGGGGGACGGAGATGTAGTTGGTGGTGCCGCAGTCCGCCTCCCGCACCACGATTTCGTGGGCCACGTCCACCAGCTTGCGGGTGAGGTACCCGGAGTCGGCGGTCCTAAGGGCGGTGTCCGCCCCGCCCTTCCGCGCCCCGTGGCTAGAGATGAAGTACTCCAAAACCGTGAGGCCCTCGCGGAAGGAGGAGCGCACGGGCACCTCAAAGGTTTCCCCCGAGGGCTTTTGCATGAGGCCCCGCATGCCGCAAAGCTGGCGGATCTGCTGCGGGTTACCCCGGGCCCCGGACTGGGCCATCACGTAGAGGGGGTTGAAGGGGTAGTTCTCCTCAAAGTTCTTGAAGACCGCCTGGGTGACCTTTTCCGTGGTTTCCGTCCAGAGCTGGATCACCTGGTCGTACCGCTCCCGGTCCGTGAGGAAGCCCATCTCGTAGGCCTGCTCAATCTGGCGGAGCTTGCGGTCGGCCTCCTCCAGGTACTTCTGCTTCTCTGGCGGGATCACGGCGTCGTCAATGCCGATGGTGATGCCGCTCGTGGTGGAAAGGGTGAAGCCGTAGTACTTGAGGGCGTCCAGAAGCCGGGCCGTTTTCTCAATGCCCAGGCGCAGGAAGGACTGGTAGACCAGGTCCTTGAGGGAGTTCTTTTCCTGGGGGACGTCCATCTGCAGGAGCTCCTGGGCCACCTTCTCGTCCCCCACCGCCTCGCCCACGATGCGGGCGAAGAGGATGCGGCCCGGGCTCGTCTCCAGCCGCTTGCCCAGGTAGCGCACCGTGACCACGTCCTGGAGGTCCAAAAGCCCGTGGGCCACGGCCAAAAGGGCCTCGTCGGGGTTGGCGAAGATGAACTTGAGCCGGCCCACGCTGGTTTCCTTGCCCGCCACCTTGATGGGGGCGTTCAGAGCCACCTCGCCCCGTTCGTAGGCGGCCAGGGCCTCCTCGGGGGTGGCGAACTCTAGGCCCGCCCCCTTCTTCTCCCGCCGCACCTGGGTGATGTAGTAAAGCCCCAGGATGATGTCCCGGCTGGGCTTGGCCAGGGGCTCGCCGGAGGCGGGGGAGAGGAGGTTGTGGGCGGAGAGCATCTGGATGCGGGCCTCCGCCTGGGCGAAGGAGGAAAGGGGCACGTGCACCGCCATCTGGTCCCCGTCAAAGTCGGCGTTGAAGGCCTCGCAAACCAGGGGGTGGAGCTGGATGGACTGCCCTTCCACCAAGACGGGCTGGAAGGCCTGGATGCCCAAGCGGTGCAGGGTGGGGGCCCGGTTCAGGAGGACCACCTTCCCGTGGATCACCTCCTCCAGGGCGTCCCACACCTCGTCCTTGATGTCCCGTTGCCGCTCCAGCATGCGCCTCGCCGCTTTGACGTTGGGGGCGATGCCCTTTTCCTCCATCTTCTTGAGGAGGAAGGGCTTGAAGAGCTCCAGGGCCATGCGCTTGGGCAGGCCGCACTGGTGAAGCTTGAGCTGGGGGCCCACCACGATCACCGAGCGGCCCGAGTAGTCCACCCGCTTGCCCAAGAGGTTCTGCCGGAAGCGGCCCTGCTTGCCGGAGAGGATGTCGGTGAGGCTCCGCAAGGGGCGGTCGGAGCCGGGGTTGGTCACAGGGGCCCCGCGGCGGCCGTTATCGATCACGGCGTCCACCGCCTCCTGGAGCATGCGCTTCTCGTTGCGGATGATGATCTCCGGAGCCCCTTGGGCGAGGAGCTTCTTCAGGCGGTTGTTGCGGTTGATGAGGCGGCGGTAGAGATCGTTGAGGTCGCTGGTGGCGAAGCGGCCCCCGTCCACCTGGACCATGGGGCGGAGGTCCGGGGGCAGGACGGGGACGGCCTCGAGGATCATCCACTCGGGGCGGTTGCCGGAGTCCAGGAAGGCCCGCACCACCTCGAGGCGCTTCCGAGCCTTGGCCCGGCGGGCCCGGGAGGGGTGCTTCATCTCCTCCAGGAGTTCCTTCTCCAGCTTCTCCAGGTCCAGCTCCTTGAGGAGGGCCTGGATGGCCTCGGCCCCCATCCGGGCGTCAATGTCGTAGGACTCCACCACCCGCACCACGTTGCGGACCAGGTCCACCTCCACCCGGCCATAGATCTCGCTCTTGACCTTGCCCCCGTCCGCCAGCACGTCCCCGGGGGCTACCCGGTCCCCGGTGGAAACCTCCACGTCGTCCTCAAAGGGGTAGAGCTTGGCCTTCATCACCACGATGCTGGCGGGCTCGTGCAGGTGGACCACGCCTTCGGCCTCGGCGATGACCTCCTCCTCGGGGTCAATGGCGGCCACGATCTTGTCCCCCGCCTCCACCTTGGCCCCCTCCGGCACCACCACGTTCATGTGGGGGGCCACCCGGTACTCCTTGGGCTCGGTCCACTCCAGGGAGAGGGTGAGGTAGACCTGGTCCCCTTCCTCTTCCGCCCCCACCACCTTGGCGTGCATGTGGCGGGGTAGGCGCAAAAGGCCCTTGCCTTCCGCCAGGGGCTGGCCCACCTCCACGATCTCCCCGTGCACCACCTGGGGGGCAAGCCCCACGGGGAGGAAGTAGCGGGCCACGGGCTCCTCGTCTTGCAGGAGGGTGAGGAGGTAGCCTTCCTGGAGTTCCTTAAGCTCCACCACCCCCTCTTCCTCGGCCCGGAGGAGGTAGGGCTCGGGGAGCTCCGCCAGGATCTCCCCGGGCTTGTAGGCCTCCTTCTCCACCCAGGCGGCGAGGGGCAGGCGCAGGGCGGCCCGTTCCTTCTTCAGGTAGTCCACCACCACCCGGCGGGGGAAGCGGTAAAGGGCCACCCCGTCCATCCGGCTCACCACCCCGGGGGCGAGTTCTTGGCCCTTCACCACCTCCTCCCCGTCCTTCACCAGGGCGTCCACCCCCGCGGGCAAGGGGTAGGTTTCCTGCTTGCCGTAGCGGAGCTCCCGGTACTCCTCGTCGCTGAGGAGCTGGCGCTTCTCCACGGGGACGCCGTTCAGGATGGCCCCCTTGGGGTCTAGGACGATGTACTTGCTGAAGTAAAGCACCTGCTCCAGCTCGGTGGCGGAGAGGTCCAAGAGGGTGCCGATCTTGGAGGGTACGTCCTTGACGAACCAGATGTGGGCGGCGGGGGTGGCGAGCTCAATGTGCCCCATGCGGTAGCGGCGCACGATGCTCTTGGTCACCTCCACGCCGCAGCGCTCGCAGACCTTGCCCTCAAAGCGCTGGCGCTTGTACTTGCCGCAGGCGCACTCGTAGTCCTTGATGGGGCCGAAGATGCGCTCGTCAAAGAGGCCGTCCCGCTCGGGTTTGAGCGTGCGGTAGTTGATGGTTTCCGGCTTCTCCACCTCCCCGTAGCTCCAGGAGCGGATCTTCTCCGGGGAGGCCAGGGCAATGCGGACCTTGCGGACTTCCTTTTTCATCTTTCCTCCAGTTAGCGCTTGGATGCCAGCCCCTCAAAGATGTCCACGGGGTTGTCCTTCTCGTCCAGGGTCTGTACGTCCAGGGCCAGGGCTTGCAGCTCCTTCACCAGGACGCGGAAGGACTCGGGCACGCTGGGCTCGGGCACGTCCTCACCCTTGATGATGGCCTCGTAGGCGGCGTTCCTGCCTTCAATGTCGTCGGACTTGATGGTGAGCATCTCCTGCAGGGTGTGGGCGGCCCCGTAGGCCTCGAGGGCCCACACCTCCATCTCGCCGAAGCGCTGGCCGCCGAACTGGGCCTTGCCGCCCAGGGGCTGCTGGGTGATGAGGGAGTAGGGGCCGGTGGAGCGGGCGTGCATCTTGTCCTCCACCATGTGGTAGAGCTTCATGATGAACATCTGCCCCACCACGATGGGCCCCTCAATGGGCTCGCCGGAGCGGCCATCGTAGAGGACCACCTTGCCCTGCATGAAGAGTTCCTTGAGTTGCTCCTCGGGGCTTAGGCCAGGGCTCACCAGGCCAAGTTTTTCCGCCCGGGCCAGGACCTCCCGCTCCCGCTTGTCTACCCCGAAGCCCTCGGCCTTCCGCTTGCCGAAGTAAAGGTCAAAGGCCTCGGCCAAGAGGGCTTTGATCTCCGGCTCCGTGGCCCCGTCAAACACCGGGGAGATGTAGCGCTGGCCCAGGAAGTAGCCCGCCAAGCCCAGGTGGGTTTCCAGGATCTGCCCCAGGTTCATCCGGCTGGGCACGCCCAAGGGGTTCAGGATCACGTCCACGGGGGTGCCGTCCGGCAGGTGGGGCATGTCCTCCACCGGGAGGATCTTGGCCACCACGCCCTTGTTGCCGTGGCGGTTGGCCAGCTTATCCCCCACCTGGAGCTTGCGCTTTTGCGCCACGAAGACCCGCACCACCTCCCGCACCCCGGGCTTGAGCTCCACCCCTGGATCCCCCCGCCTGAGGCGCAGGGTGCCCACCACGATGCCCCCTTCCCCGGGGGGCACCCGCAAGGAGGTGTCCTTCACGTCCCGGGCTTTCTCGCCGAAGATGGAGCGGAGGAGGCGCTCTTCGGGCGAAGGCTCCTGCTCGCCTTTGAAGCTGGTGCGGCCCACCAGGATATCGCCGGGTTTGACCTCGGCGCCGATGCGCACCACGCCTTCCTCGTCCAGGTCGCGCAAGGCGGCCTCGGAGAGGTGCGGGATGTCCCGGGTGATGCGCTCGGGGCCCAGCTTGGTGTCCCGGGCCTCTATCTCGTAGCGCTCAATGTGGATGGAGGTGTAGAAGTCCCGCTTCAGGAGCTCCTCGCTGATGACGATGGCGTCCTCAAAGTTGTAGCCGTCAAAGGGCATGATGGCCACCAGGACGTTCTGCCCTAGGGCCAGGAAGCCCCCCTCCGAGGCGGGGCCGTCCGCTAGGAGGTCTCCCTTCTTTACCCTTTGCCCCACCACCACCCGGGGGCGTTGGTCCAGGGCGGTGCCCTGGTTGGAGCGCACGAAGCGGCGCAAGGGGTGCTCCACCAGGCGGCCATCGGCGTAGCGCACGGTGATGCGGCGCCCATCCACCGCCACCACCTCGCCGTCCTCCTCGGCGTAGAGGGCGGCCAAGGAGTCCCGCACCACCCGCTCCTCGAGGCCCGTCATCACCACGGGGGCCTGGGCGCGGATCAGGGGCACCGCCTGGGTCTGCATGTTGGAACCCATCAGGGCCCGGTTGGCGTCGTCGTGCTCCAGGAAGGGGATGAGGTTGGTGTTCACGGAGAAGACCTGCTTGGGGGAGACGTCCATGAACTCCACCTCCTCCGGGCTCACGATGACGGGCTCCCCCCGCCTCCGCGCCACCACCCGGTCCGTGGCGATGCGGCCTTCCTCCACGGGGGTGTTGGCCTGGGCGATGGTGTAGCGGTCCTCCTCCGTGGCGGTCATGTAGACCACCTCGTCCGTCACCACCCCGTTCACCACCCGGCGGTAGGGGGTGCGGATGAACCCGAGCTCGTCCACCCGGGCGTAGGCGGCCAAGGAGGTGATGAGGCCGATGTTGGCCCCTTCCGGGGTCTCCACCGGGCAGATGCGGCCGTAGTGGGTGCGGTGGACGTCGCGCACATCAAAGCCCGCCCGCTCCCGGGTGAGGCCGCCAGGCCCCAAGGCGGAGATCCTCCGCTTGTGGCGCAGGGAGGAGAGGGGGTTCGTTTCGTCCTTAAACTGGGAGAGCTGGCTGCGGCTGAAGAACTCCCGGATGGCGGCCTCGAGGGGCCGGTTGTTCACCAGCTTGGCCGGGGTCAAGGTGTCCCCACCCATGACCATGCGCTCCCGCACCCCGCGGGCCAGGCGGCTTAGGCCCACCCGGAACTGGTCGGCCATGAGCTCCCCCACGGTGCGGATGCGCCGGTTGCCCAGGTGGTCAATGTCGTCCACCTCGTGGCCCGGCGCCCCTGCGGTGAGGGCGAAGAGGTAGCGGAGGGTGGGCAGGAAGACCTCGTCCTTGAACTCCCCGTCCTCAAAGCGGGCCAGGGTGCGGCCCGAAAGGCGGATGCCAAGCTTCTCCTCGGCCTTGTACCGCCCCGCCTCCCCCAGGTCGTAGCGCCGGGGGTCGGCCAGGAGGCCGTAGAGGTAGGCCAAGGCCTTGTCCTTCTTGGGCGGGTCCCCGGGGCGGAGCAGGGTGAAGAGGCGCACCAGGGCTTCCTCGGGGCGCATGGAGAGCACCGCCTCGTCCAGAAGGCCTTGCACCAGGTCCCCGTAGGCCCCAAGCTCCCGGTTCAGGGTTTCGGCATCGTACCCCAAGACCCGGAGGAGCAGGACCAGGGGGAACTTGCGCTTGTTGACCTTCATGGAGACGGTGCCGTTTGGTTCCAACTCTAGGTCAATCCAAGGCCCCCGCTTGGGCAAGGGGATGATGCTGGCGATGTACCGCCCGGGGCGGGCGGGGTCTGGGGTGAAGTACACCCCGGGGGAGCGGTGGATCTGGGAAACGATGACCCGGTCAGCCCCGTTGATGATGAAGGAGCCGTCCTCGGTCATCAGGGGGATGTGGCCCAAGAAGACCTCGTCCTCCTTGATAAGCCCCGTGTCCTTGTGGATGAGCTGGAGCCGGGCGTAAAGGGGGGC is drawn from Thermus hydrothermalis and contains these coding sequences:
- a CDS encoding alpha/beta fold hydrolase, translated to MREEIGYIPVGEAELYVEDVGDEHAPALLVLHGGPGGNAYVLREGLQDYLEGFRVVYFDQRGSGRSLELPQDPRLFTVDALVEDTLALAEALGIERFGLLAHGFGAVVALEVLRRYPEAEGALLLGPWVSFPWLAARLAEAAGLTPGEDPEENLKAALEKAEPKLLFDRLMFPSPRGRMEYEWLAEGSGILGPDTPALAFLRNGLWRLDYTPYLTPSSKALAVVVGERDGTSYPYAEEVAERLRAPIRVVPGAGHYPWIDAPEAFGEAFRAALAQVLAPQGW
- a CDS encoding fuculose-1-phosphate aldolase: MLARLYTAFRQVGEDLFAQRLISATAGNFSARTKEGFLITKSGVQKARLTPEDLVEVPLEGPFPPGASVESIIHREVYRRTDAVALAHAHPRVAVALSLSLERLVPLDLEGQIYLKEVPVLSPKTTSATEEAALAVAEALRDHPVCLLKGHGAFAKGTKEKPEEALLEAYSLLTTLEESAEVLLYHRLWGKG
- the rpoC gene encoding DNA-directed RNA polymerase subunit beta', with protein sequence MKKEVRKVRIALASPEKIRSWSYGEVEKPETINYRTLKPERDGLFDERIFGPIKDYECACGKYKRQRFEGKVCERCGVEVTKSIVRRYRMGHIELATPAAHIWFVKDVPSKIGTLLDLSATELEQVLYFSKYIVLDPKGAILNGVPVEKRQLLSDEEYRELRYGKQETYPLPAGVDALVKDGEEVVKGQELAPGVVSRMDGVALYRFPRRVVVDYLKKERAALRLPLAAWVEKEAYKPGEILAELPEPYLLRAEEEGVVELKELQEGYLLTLLQDEEPVARYFLPVGLAPQVVHGEIVEVGQPLAEGKGLLRLPRHMHAKVVGAEEEGDQVYLTLSLEWTEPKEYRVAPHMNVVVPEGAKVEAGDKIVAAIDPEEEVIAEAEGVVHLHEPASIVVMKAKLYPFEDDVEVSTGDRVAPGDVLADGGKVKSEIYGRVEVDLVRNVVRVVESYDIDARMGAEAIQALLKELDLEKLEKELLEEMKHPSRARRAKARKRLEVVRAFLDSGNRPEWMILEAVPVLPPDLRPMVQVDGGRFATSDLNDLYRRLINRNNRLKKLLAQGAPEIIIRNEKRMLQEAVDAVIDNGRRGAPVTNPGSDRPLRSLTDILSGKQGRFRQNLLGKRVDYSGRSVIVVGPQLKLHQCGLPKRMALELFKPFLLKKMEEKGIAPNVKAARRMLERQRDIKDEVWDALEEVIHGKVVLLNRAPTLHRLGIQAFQPVLVEGQSIQLHPLVCEAFNADFDGDQMAVHVPLSSFAQAEARIQMLSAHNLLSPASGEPLAKPSRDIILGLYYITQVRREKKGAGLEFATPEEALAAYERGEVALNAPIKVAGKETSVGRLKFIFANPDEALLAVAHGLLDLQDVVTVRYLGKRLETSPGRILFARIVGEAVGDEKVAQELLQMDVPQEKNSLKDLVYQSFLRLGIEKTARLLDALKYYGFTLSTTSGITIGIDDAVIPPEKQKYLEEADRKLRQIEQAYEMGFLTDRERYDQVIQLWTETTEKVTQAVFKNFEENYPFNPLYVMAQSGARGNPQQIRQLCGMRGLMQKPSGETFEVPVRSSFREGLTVLEYFISSHGARKGGADTALRTADSGYLTRKLVDVAHEIVVREADCGTTNYISVPLFQPDEVTRSLRLRKRSDIEAGLYGRVLAREVEVQGVRLEEGRYLSMEDVNLLIKGAEAGEIKEVPVRSPLTCQTRYGVCQKCYGYDLSMARPVSIGEAVGVVAAESIGEPGTQLTMRTFHTGGVATGTDITQGLPRVIELFEARRPKAKAVISEIDGVVRIEETEDKLSVFVESEGFAKEYKLPKDARLVVKDGDYVEAGQPLTRGAIDPHQLLEAKGPEAVERYLVDEIQKVYRAQGVKLHDKHIEIVVRQMLKYVEVTDPGDSRLLEGQVLEKWDVEALNERLIAEGKTPVAWKPLLMGVTKSALSTKSWLSAASFQNTTHVLTEAAIAGKKDELIGLKENVILGRLIPAGTGSDFVRFTQVVDQKTLKALEEARKEAVEATKEAPARRIPRREQPGKQA
- a CDS encoding DNA-directed RNA polymerase subunit beta, producing MEIKRFGRIREVIPLPPLTEIQVASYKKALQADVPPEKRENVGIQAAFKETFPIEEGDKGKGGLVLDFLEYRIGEPPFPPDECRQKDLTYQAPLYARLQLIHKDTGLIKEDEVFLGHIPLMTEDGSFIINGADRVIVSQIHRSPGVYFTPDPARPGRYIASIIPLPKRGPWIDLELEPNGTVSMKVNKRKFPLVLLLRVLGYDAETLNRELGAYGDLVQGLLDEAVLSMRPEEALVRLFTLLRPGDPPKKDKALAYLYGLLADPRRYDLGEAGRYKAEEKLGIRLSGRTLARFEDGEFKDEVFLPTLRYLFALTAGAPGHEVDDIDHLGNRRIRTVGELMADQFRVGLSRLARGVRERMVMGGDTLTPAKLVNNRPLEAAIREFFSRSQLSQFKDETNPLSSLRHKRRISALGPGGLTRERAGFDVRDVHRTHYGRICPVETPEGANIGLITSLAAYARVDELGFIRTPYRRVVNGVVTDEVVYMTATEEDRYTIAQANTPVEEGRIATDRVVARRRGEPVIVSPEEVEFMDVSPKQVFSVNTNLIPFLEHDDANRALMGSNMQTQAVPLIRAQAPVVMTGLEERVVRDSLAALYAEEDGEVVAVDGRRITVRYADGRLVEHPLRRFVRSNQGTALDQRPRVVVGQRVKKGDLLADGPASEGGFLALGQNVLVAIMPFDGYNFEDAIVISEELLKRDFYTSIHIERYEIEARDTKLGPERITRDIPHLSEAALRDLDEEGVVRIGAEVKPGDILVGRTSFKGEQEPSPEERLLRSIFGEKARDVKDTSLRVPPGEGGIVVGTLRLRRGDPGVELKPGVREVVRVFVAQKRKLQVGDKLANRHGNKGVVAKILPVEDMPHLPDGTPVDVILNPLGVPSRMNLGQILETHLGLAGYFLGQRYISPVFDGATEPEIKALLAEAFDLYFGKRKAEGFGVDKREREVLARAEKLGLVSPGLSPEEQLKELFMQGKVVLYDGRSGEPIEGPIVVGQMFIMKLYHMVEDKMHARSTGPYSLITQQPLGGKAQFGGQRFGEMEVWALEAYGAAHTLQEMLTIKSDDIEGRNAAYEAIIKGEDVPEPSVPESFRVLVKELQALALDVQTLDEKDNPVDIFEGLASKR